The genomic interval GCGGATTGCACCTCCTGCGAAAGTCGAGTGCCAGTCAGCGAACCATACCATCATCACTGGCGAAATGATATCGAGAACAATAGAAGCCATTGCATCCAAATCGGTTCGGAGGAAAAGGATATCCTGAAGAGGATCGAGGACCAGGCCATCGAAGAGTTTATCCTGTGTGATGGAAGCATTGCGGCCAGGACCAACGACTTTCTTCTGGATGCTGGGATGGATGCAGTTCCTCAACTGCTGCGATTTTTAAGTTTCGGTACCGAAAAATTGGAAGCCACAGTTGGATTCTACGTGGATGTGAAGAAGGAGCGAATGTACTACGAAAGCAGTCCGTTAAATATCGAAAACCATTTTGATATTGGTGAGGCGGTGGATATGATATTCTCAATGCTGCTGGAGAAGATCAGCAACTATGTGCTGCTCCATCAGAAGGTTCCACTGGAGGCGTGTGTAATCAGAAGAATGAAGGTGACGGTCAAGAGATTTTGCGTCTCGCCCAAAAGCAATTCTCTCAAACTGCCTTTGCAGTACCGAGTAAAAAACGCAACAGAAGTCATTGAAAATGGAAGTAGTAAACATTCCTCCGATTTAGCTCAACTTTCTGAAACTTATATAAATCGAAAGGACCGAAATCAACATATTCCGGCtaatctaaaaataaacctGTACACTTTTCGGGTCTGCAGCACCTCCAAGGAATTATATGCAGTGCCATATCTGCTCCGTGGCGATGATGTCGAAAACACGCCCACCTTCATCATTCAAACGGACGTAGTTGGTGACTTTCGGGGCTTACTTGAGATCCGAAATATTAGAAAGTTCCTGCGAGTGGATACCCATGATCGGGTATTCGAGTGCCGCCAGTGCCAATCCCACTTTGTGGACCGGGTGCACCTGGCCCTCCACAAGCAGATCGCCTGTGGCAGGAACTTTATGGTGTGGTACATGGACAAGGACGCCATCGAGTTGCACGAGAATTGCTTGCCTCTGCCAAAGGAGTACTTCAAATATGAGTGGGTCGGATTGGCAAGAAAGCGAATTTAGAGTACTATTAGATAATAATTCGAGATAGaacttaataaattaattaaatagcACAAAATTTTTTGAAGTGTGGTTACAAAATTCTGGTTTAATGGATAATTAttctttttcaaaaattattttcgAAATTGTTAGTATATTGCAGTCACTACAACTTTTtggtatatttatatttttaaaggcCTACCTCTCGTGTTCTGGTCACACTATTATCCGGCcgatttgttttgtttatgtgCAGAACGTGAAAAGAAATGAATCCTCTGGACAAAATACACGCTCTGGATGAGATCGAAAAGGAGATAATCCTCTGCATGCAAAGTGCAGGTGGGACGCGACTTGCCTGTGATTAAATAGTGGTTAACATGTGCGATCTTTCTAGGACAAGCCTTGCAGGAGTTGGGGAAGGAAAAGTCCTCCCAGAAAAATGCGGAGACCCAGTCGCAGCAGTTCCTCAAGAGCCTCTCCAGCGTAGAATCGAAGCTTTCCGAGCAGATCAACTACTTGACCCAGGTGTCCACGGGTCAGCCGCACGAGGGTTCCGGCTATGCATCCGCCAAGGTGCTCCAAATGGCTTGGCATCGCATTCAGCACGCTAGGTCCAGAGTGCGGGAACTTGAGGAAACCAAGGCCAAGCACTCACATGCTGCCCGTCAGCAGTTGAAGCGTCAGCAGGAACATGCCGCCgcccagcaacagcagcaacaacaacaacagcagcagcagcaacaacaacagatgCAACAGGCggcacaacagcagcaacaacaacccgGAGGAGGAAATGCCGGCAGCGGAGATCATCCCATGGGAGGAGACTCCTCAATGTCAACCAACTAATCTTGCGCTATTTTTAAGGGTAAgggttttaaattttttagaGTGAATTCCACACAAGCACATTTTGTCAACCAATGCGTGAATCGAAACATAAGTGACAGTCTTTTTTAGAAATACATTTGCATACTACTATTTGTACTTTATTTGCCTATCTTAGAAGCTAAAGTTATAATGCATCCGGTGTTGAATCCACGGATTTATCACAAGTGGTATTCAATGTTACTTGATTTGATTTAGCTTGACCAATGCCAAAGAAATTTCTCTCGCAAACGTGACGCACGCACTGCAGCAGGACATTTCGTTCATGACGTATATCCGATTCTAATAGTTTCGACAACATGGTATTCGGGGTTTGCTTGCGCGCTCTCTTGTAGTTCAAGCCATAAATTCTCTTTGGGGCTGCTCTTTTGGGTGCAGTTTGTGGCTTCGGTTCCAGTGGTTCCGGAGGTGGTTTGACTGGATCTGACGCTGTTATAGTTTCGGTCACTCGCTGGAATGGCTCTTCATCGGGTGCTTCGTCAGAGGAGCCGACTTCCTTGGCAGGCTCTGAGTTAGATGGAGTTATTTCACTAATGTTGCTTATTTCTTGCGGCACTTGGTCTGATGATGTCACTCCCAACATTGGTGTAGAGTCTTCACAGGTTTGAGGATTTTCAAGGGAGGTAGGTGTATTTGAAGCCGCAATGGCTGGACCCATTTCGGTGATTTCAGATGGCACACTTTGGGAGCTCTCTACTTGTGCTGGGACTTGCTTACTGCAGGCTGCTGTATTCTGATCGTCACTCTCAGTTTCTTCTTCGCTATCTTCTTCGTCACTATCTGAACCGTACATTCCAAGAAAGCCAGACAAAGCATTATCCTTCTTTTGAACTTTTGCCTTAAAGTGCTGGTAGTCCGGCATTTGTCCAGTTCCTCCAAATTTAGCATTTCCCAGGGAGCACAGAGTAACTTCCTCTTCTTTTTTATCTTCATCAGTTTCTTTCTGCTTCGAAGCTGAGTTTGCTTTATCATTAGATTTGTTTGCACTGCCCACttgttttttcttcttttcgtTGGCTTTCCCTTTGGCACATCtctttttcttgtttttagGATCGAATCGAACTTTGTGATCTCCCTGTGGTCGCGTCCTTTGGCGATCTTCCCGGTTTCCGAAGCGAGATTTCGAAGCCTCCAGGCGCTCTCCGCGTTTAATTCGCTGTTCCTTGGCTAATCTAGCCAGCTCAACATTTGCCGCGGTGGGAAATCTACAGTTTGAACAGCTTATtgtaaagaaaaaaagaaattgctACTAATTTACTTACTTTTTCCTTCGTTCTGCCCTCCAAGCGGCCAATTCTTCCTCGGTCCAAACTTTCTTCACTTTCACGTAGGTTCCTGTGATGTGATTGGCTTCTATGTGACGTTCCAGGATGTTGTGGAGCGCCGCGAAGTCGCAGTCATCGGCAGGGCAGAACTCGTGTTGCTCCAGGTGGAGTTTCATGTCCTTGGAGTTGGCGAGCTCCATGCCACAGGTGTGACAATATTCCGGTCGCGGAGGAGAGTGGTAAACTGGCGGGGATGCTGGCACGCTGACTGGGCTGCTCTGTGTTTTCAATTAAGGAATGTTTAAGGAACAAGGCCGGACTATTGTAGACTCACTTGTTCTTGGTGCAGATATTTTGCTGGTACTGTTGATCCTCGTGCGCCGTACATTGGCGGCGGTTGCTTGGATCGCGGCAGCAGGGTCATCCCGCTGGGGGTCAGGTAAAGGTGATTGGACGTGGTGGATCCATTGGGCTTGCCGAACTTTGGAGACGGCAATACAAACTTCGGCAGAACCTTTTCTTCCATTTCGTCGCGATACAAACGTTAGAAACAATGTGCGCGAATGAGCATAGTGTGACCGAAGCAACCGAATATACCAACATAAGTACTATATATTAAAAGGAATGTGTTTCTTAAAGtaagatttatttttattaaaattggGGCTATTTTAAAAGAACTTTGCTAAAAATCGGGATTATaataaatttagaaattttTTAGTCATTTTTTcttaacaatatttattagaTTAGTTAGTGTagatttaaaaatgtaaattaaagGTTGTTTTTATATTTGGCAATCTATTGCAAAAAGTGCCGTTGTTCCTGCAACAATCTATCGATAGGCCCACCCACATCGATAGACTAGTATGACCGCACCGCACTGTTCTTGTCGCGACTGGCAAGACAAAAACAATTAGCTGCGAAGTGCAAGTCAATTGAGAGAGCCatcttaattgtatttattaagTTTAAGCGTTTAGATTAGTGCGAATACTCAGCGGCCAACGAAATGCAGAGTGTTCTCAACACCGTGAAGGGCACAGCGCTCAATGTGGCCGAATATCTGACGCCCGTTTTGAAGGTAAAAAGTGCCAAATAAACGGAAAACTGACTATCAAAGCGATCAAATGTGTATTTCAATACGTACATATGAAACGAGGGTGTACATATGCATCATGACAAAGAAAACCCGCAAAGATAAGGGTTTTCCTCGCTCAAATATTGATTCCGTTATCCCGTTCCCATTTCCCGAGACTTGTGTTAACGACCCCCGAGAGGCTATAAAACTGGATCCACCGCCAGACTGTCTCCAAACAACAAATAAGGGGCGTCCCAGAATTCTCTGCTCATTTTTGTGCCCTTTTAAGAAATCGGACTACAATAAAGTAACGGTTTAAAGGAAATACTTAAATTTTCgttaaaattaaagaaaagaaaccaAGTTTAAGAGTCTTTCTGATTATTTATCAATTAAGAATTCTCAATACAACTTTCCACTTTGGTTGCTTTTGAATTGTTGTACAAATATCATTATCTTTTTTGCAGGAATCGAAGTTCCGTGAGACAGGTGTTCTCACTCCGGAGGAATTCGTGGCCGCCGGTGATCACCTGGTGCACCATTGTCCAACTTGGCAGTGGGCCGCCGGCGATGAGACGAAGACAAAACCCTACCTACCAAAGGGTATGTGCTGCGATTTGCCACTAATAACTAGCCAATTGACTCATTAAAATCATTTCGCCCCCACTTAGATAAGCAATTCCTGATAACGCGGAATGTTCCCTGCTATCGTCGCTGCAAGCAGATGGAATACGTCGGCGAGGAAACGCTGGTGGAGGAGGAGTCCGGTGACGGCGGTTGGGTGGAGACTCATCAACTGAACGATGATGGCACCACCCAGCTGGAGGACAAGATCTGCGAACTGACAATGGAGGAGACAAAGGTGAGTGCGGGTGAAGCTTTACCACGATTATCATAATCAAGTACTGCATTTCAGGAAGAAATGCACACTCCAGATAGCGACAAATCTGCGCCGGGCTCTGGGGCCGGGGCTGAagacgaggacgacgacgaggcTATTGACATGGACGATTTCGAGGAGAGCGGCATGCTGGAGCTGGTCGATCCGGCTGTAGCCACTACCATACGCAAGCCGGAGCCGGAAGCAAAGGCTAGCCCAGTGGCAGCCGCATCGGGCGTCGCGGAGGCGAGCGGTGACTCAGTGCTCCACACACGTACCTACGACCTGCACATCAGCTATGATAAGTACTATCAGACGCCGCGACTCTGGGTGGTGGGCTATGATGAGCAGCGCAAGCCACTGACCGTTGAACAGATGTACGAGGATGTCTCGCAGGATCACGCGAAGAAAACTGTCACCATGGAGTCGCATCCGCATCTGCCAGGTCCCAATATGGCCTCTGTGCATCCATGTCGGCATGCGGATATCATGAAGAAGATTATACAGACGGTAGAGGAGGGTGGCGGTCAGCTGGGAGTGCATTTATACTTGATCATATTCCTCAAATTCGTTCAGACCGTCATACCAACCATCGAATACGATTTTACGCAAAACTTCAACATGTCTTAAGACCCGCCATGCTTTTCAATATTGACgcaataaatatataactCATTAAACGCAAGTTTGTGAACTAGTAATTGAATAAAGATTTGGACAAACGCTTACGCCTCTGATTCGTTTTTATAATTactttttatttcactttgcttttgttgttgttggttggTTGCATGTTTGAAACATCTCTGAGATGAAATTGTATgttaacataataataaagcATATGAAATCAATTGATCAAATATGCATTGTAGTTTTAGGTAGTTTTGTTTCTagttaaatgatttttttttgcatttttaacaGTTTTTCAAACTtaaagtgtgtgtgttgctTGCATTTATATTAATCATTTAATGTATAACTGTTAGATCCTTTTTACTTTTATGGGtttatagtatatatatagatttctTAATAGTTAAAATCACTTTTCATTTGCAATAACAGGTTCACATCGTAATCAATTTTACAATAAACATACCTAACGCCATTCATACCTGaataaacatttatatatCTGTATGTGTATATCGATCCCTCCATCTCTTCCCTTCTTTTAACGTGTTTTCAACAACATGCCGCCAGCGTTACGTTAGACGTCAACAATTTTGCCCTTTACTTATAATCTTTAAATATAACTGATCCACTATCTAGCCAACTCGCATTGCCAACTTTTACATTATTTACCCatattttctttactttttaCACTTTATAATACATATAGAAGTTAGACATACCAGCTAGAGacctaaatatatattatatacctAGGCAAACCTATATAGATGTTGTCGTGCTTtcgttttttgtattttttgtccCCTACTAATGCGTCTGCCAgaattttctattattttcgTGAATCTTTCTGCTACCTCTGATTTTTTACACCTCATTAAACGTTTGTTTTTATACACGCTGCctttaaatttgaaatgtgTGTGTAATAATTTGTTTCTGTTTACTGAATTTGGAGCtttaactttttaattttataaggTACGTTTTGTTTAAGCGCAATGCCTAGGCGAGAATTAAGGCAATGATTAGATCCGAACAAATGAAACGCAAATTTTGAAATTCCGAGAAGATTTGGGGTCATTACGTTAACAAATTCAACAATTTTTGAATCCTTTGCCAGGTAACTTAATATTCGAATTAAAAGTTGACCCATTAATAGATAATCATTAAAAATAGTTTATTTGGTTTGTTTATTCCGATTTTGATTTTTACAATA from Drosophila mauritiana strain mau12 chromosome 3L, ASM438214v1, whole genome shotgun sequence carries:
- the LOC117140827 gene encoding mediator of RNA polymerase II transcription subunit 11, with the protein product MNPLDKIHALDEIEKEIILCMQSAGQALQELGKEKSSQKNAETQSQQFLKSLSSVESKLSEQINYLTQVSTGQPHEGSGYASAKVLQMAWHRIQHARSRVRELEETKAKHSHAARQQLKRQQEHAAAQQQQQQQQQQQQQQQQMQQAAQQQQQQPGGGNAGSGDHPMGGDSSMSTN
- the LOC117140825 gene encoding nuclear fragile X mental retardation-interacting protein 1, with the translated sequence MEEKVLPKFVLPSPKFGKPNGSTTSNHLYLTPSGMTLLPRSKQPPPMYGARGSTVPAKYLHQEQSSPVSVPASPPVYHSPPRPEYCHTCGMELANSKDMKLHLEQHEFCPADDCDFAALHNILERHIEANHITGTYVKVKKVWTEEELAAWRAERRKKFPTAANVELARLAKEQRIKRGERLEASKSRFGNREDRQRTRPQGDHKVRFDPKNKKKRCAKGKANEKKKKQVGSANKSNDKANSASKQKETDEDKKEEEVTLCSLGNAKFGGTGQMPDYQHFKAKVQKKDNALSGFLGMYGSDSDEEDSEEETESDDQNTAACSKQVPAQVESSQSVPSEITEMGPAIAASNTPTSLENPQTCEDSTPMLGVTSSDQVPQEISNISEITPSNSEPAKEVGSSDEAPDEEPFQRVTETITASDPVKPPPEPLEPKPQTAPKRAAPKRIYGLNYKRARKQTPNTMLSKLLESDIRHERNVLLQCVRHVCERNFFGIGQAKSNQVTLNTTCDKSVDSTPDAL
- the LOC117139187 gene encoding ubiquitin-like-conjugating enzyme ATG3 is translated as MQSVLNTVKGTALNVAEYLTPVLKESKFRETGVLTPEEFVAAGDHLVHHCPTWQWAAGDETKTKPYLPKDKQFLITRNVPCYRRCKQMEYVGEETLVEEESGDGGWVETHQLNDDGTTQLEDKICELTMEETKEEMHTPDSDKSAPGSGAGAEDEDDDEAIDMDDFEESGMLELVDPAVATTIRKPEPEAKASPVAAASGVAEASGDSVLHTRTYDLHISYDKYYQTPRLWVVGYDEQRKPLTVEQMYEDVSQDHAKKTVTMESHPHLPGPNMASVHPCRHADIMKKIIQTVEEGGGQLGVHLYLIIFLKFVQTVIPTIEYDFTQNFNMS
- the LOC117140826 gene encoding protein terminus gives rise to the protein MARRTQSRYIFDIEDNFRVFRHQFFVNGARRADCTSCESRVPVSEPYHHHWRNDIENNRSHCIQIGSEEKDILKRIEDQAIEEFILCDGSIAARTNDFLLDAGMDAVPQLLRFLSFGTEKLEATVGFYVDVKKERMYYESSPLNIENHFDIGEAVDMIFSMLLEKISNYVLLHQKVPLEACVIRRMKVTVKRFCVSPKSNSLKLPLQYRVKNATEVIENGSSKHSSDLAQLSETYINRKDRNQHIPANLKINLYTFRVCSTSKELYAVPYLLRGDDVENTPTFIIQTDVVGDFRGLLEIRNIRKFLRVDTHDRVFECRQCQSHFVDRVHLALHKQIACGRNFMVWYMDKDAIELHENCLPLPKEYFKYEWVGLARKRI